The Caldivirga sp. genome contains a region encoding:
- a CDS encoding 4Fe-4S dicluster domain-containing protein, whose protein sequence is MAKVNPKLINELKELGAFDISACYSCGICTVTCPLVQEGHEFPRKIIRYAILGLEDKLVSSTEPWLCYYCGECTQSCPRGADPAGFMMATRRYLTTRYDQTGFSKRLYKSRFIEFISAALLFALTVSVIYLLHGPIVLSKVDLDSFLPTHLVELGDLVILVVLSGLLLANIYRMYRFTVSAKGIPFLVHIKEFIRTVVPHFLTQVRMLKCSRNTINWIMHVLIVYGYATIFILVVVFLPLFQTNIIYPIYNPVRLGGYLASAALIVGAGYGIYGRIRKNTLVRQYSHSTDWLFLTLLYLTIVSGILIDVFKYLNLPLETYVIYTIHLGFVTPLLVLEVPFAKWSHLAYRPLAIYFTRLNDIAKTKSEAHILVKVSN, encoded by the coding sequence AGAGGGGCATGAGTTCCCAAGGAAGATAATAAGGTACGCAATCCTCGGTCTTGAAGATAAGCTTGTCTCAAGTACTGAGCCTTGGCTATGTTATTACTGTGGCGAGTGTACACAATCATGCCCAAGGGGTGCGGACCCAGCGGGCTTCATGATGGCTACGAGAAGGTACTTGACAACTCGTTATGATCAAACTGGATTCTCGAAGAGACTCTATAAATCAAGGTTCATTGAATTCATTTCAGCTGCACTACTCTTCGCTCTCACAGTTTCAGTTATTTACCTCCTTCATGGGCCAATAGTTCTCTCAAAAGTTGACCTAGACTCCTTCCTACCAACACACCTAGTTGAGTTAGGTGACCTAGTGATACTAGTGGTGCTTTCGGGTCTTTTATTGGCTAACATTTACAGGATGTATAGATTCACAGTTTCAGCTAAGGGTATTCCTTTCTTAGTGCATATAAAGGAGTTCATAAGGACAGTGGTACCGCATTTCCTTACCCAAGTTAGGATGCTGAAGTGTAGTAGAAACACCATAAACTGGATTATGCATGTATTGATCGTGTACGGTTACGCGACAATATTCATACTAGTGGTGGTTTTCTTACCTCTATTTCAAACAAACATTATTTACCCAATATATAACCCAGTAAGGTTAGGTGGGTATTTAGCATCTGCAGCATTAATAGTAGGGGCAGGTTACGGAATCTATGGCCGTATAAGGAAGAACACATTGGTAAGGCAATACTCCCACTCAACTGATTGGCTCTTCCTAACATTACTATACCTCACCATAGTTTCAGGCATACTTATTGATGTGTTCAAGTACCTTAACCTACCCCTGGAAACATACGTAATATACACCATTCACTTAGGCTTCGTGACACCACTACTAGTACTGGAGGTGCCGTTTGCGAAATGGTCACATTTAGCCTACAGACCCTTAGCAATATACTTCACTAGACTTAATGATATCGCTAAGACAAAAAGCGAAGCCCACATATTAGTTAAGGTGAGTAATTAA
- a CDS encoding glycosyltransferase family 2 protein: MELRMSDSIDASIVVPTLNEADNVGRLIEELASNIKGINYEVIIVDDGSTDGTVKVAEETARRLGVNLKVIERGRRLGLSSAVIDGIRASRGGIIVVMDADLQHPPSVVPKLIEAVSNGADVAVASRYIKGGGIAGNWPLLRRIISRGAVTLAHILVPTARDVKDPVSGFFAVKRSAVCLGKPHGDYKILLDILALCRVRRIAEVPYVFRTREAGSSKLGTKQIINYVKQIASISLSLLSLSGYRPIKFAIVGVIGLFVSELVLHVFWRMLGLAYFISLIPAIEAGVVNNFTLNKVWTFKDRSVGYWVGLGKYHVASLTGTAVTYAVTNLLHYVLGVNGYVAYIIGVIFGFIANYIMAEIYVFKYHHAGTSS, translated from the coding sequence ATGGAGTTGAGGATGAGTGACTCAATTGATGCGTCAATAGTAGTACCGACGCTTAATGAGGCTGATAATGTAGGTAGACTCATTGAGGAATTAGCCAGCAACATTAAGGGTATTAATTATGAGGTGATAATTGTTGATGATGGGTCAACTGACGGTACTGTTAAGGTTGCCGAGGAGACTGCTAGGAGGCTTGGGGTTAACCTTAAGGTTATTGAGAGGGGTAGGAGACTTGGCTTATCAAGCGCGGTAATAGATGGTATAAGGGCTAGTAGAGGAGGCATAATTGTGGTGATGGATGCTGACCTACAGCACCCACCATCTGTAGTACCGAAGCTAATTGAGGCCGTCTCCAACGGGGCTGATGTAGCGGTTGCGTCTAGGTACATTAAGGGTGGTGGGATAGCCGGTAATTGGCCCCTCCTGAGGAGGATAATAAGCCGTGGAGCAGTTACCTTAGCCCACATACTGGTGCCTACAGCCAGGGATGTTAAGGATCCTGTCTCAGGTTTCTTCGCAGTGAAGAGGAGTGCCGTATGTCTAGGTAAGCCCCACGGCGACTACAAGATCCTGCTCGACATACTTGCCCTCTGCAGGGTTAGGAGGATTGCGGAGGTTCCCTACGTTTTTAGGACTAGGGAGGCTGGCTCATCTAAGTTAGGCACTAAGCAAATAATAAACTACGTTAAGCAGATTGCCTCAATATCATTAAGCCTACTTTCCCTAAGTGGTTATAGACCTATTAAGTTTGCCATTGTTGGTGTAATAGGCTTATTCGTATCGGAGCTTGTGCTTCACGTATTCTGGAGGATGCTTGGGTTAGCATACTTCATATCCCTAATACCAGCCATTGAGGCGGGGGTTGTTAATAACTTTACCCTAAACAAGGTGTGGACTTTTAAGGACAGGTCAGTGGGTTACTGGGTGGGGTTAGGTAAGTACCATGTAGCCAGTTTAACCGGAACAGCTGTAACATATGCTGTGACGAACCTGCTTCACTACGTTCTCGGCGTGAACGGTTACGTAGCATACATAATAGGAGTTATATTCGGCTTCATAGCCAACTACATTATGGCTGAGATTTACGTCTTCAAATACCATCACGCAGGTACCAGTAGTTAG
- a CDS encoding roadblock/LC7 domain-containing protein: MKQGKGLVNELNDLLESYLRDMEGDVVSVVISDINGLPIAYKSVINLDVDSLSALCALAINHMQKISSETKLGDVEYIIVSYSGYVLYIEHIYGDLLLIVVTNRDANMGLITYVTSRYAEHISNLIKSAKDSND, encoded by the coding sequence GTGAAGCAGGGAAAGGGCCTAGTTAATGAACTTAATGACTTACTTGAGTCTTACCTGAGGGATATGGAGGGGGATGTGGTAAGTGTGGTGATATCGGATATTAATGGTTTACCAATAGCATATAAGTCTGTAATTAACCTGGATGTTGATTCACTATCAGCATTATGTGCCTTGGCCATTAACCATATGCAGAAGATTAGTAGTGAGACTAAGCTAGGTGATGTTGAGTACATAATAGTAAGCTATAGTGGTTACGTACTTTACATTGAGCACATTTATGGTGACTTACTACTCATAGTGGTTACTAATAGGGATGCTAACATGGGCTTAATAACATATGTAACAAGCAGGTATGCTGAGCACATAAGTAATTTAATAAAGTCTGCAAAGGATTCCAACGATTGA
- a CDS encoding syntaxin domain-containing protein, which produces MESIVGPIVDKALETVLKKIEDGKKLSIEDLVVLMIGMFRETNRRIDEANKRLDAITDALNKRIDALDAKIDVKINDVYRRIDETNKRIDEILRLMGDMEERINKRMDSLNARINDIDKSLNAKIDDIGKSLSARIDEVSRRVEDTNRRIDETNKRIDEVLKLIGGMEERINRRIDETNKRIDTLLEAIAKSGH; this is translated from the coding sequence GTGGAGTCTATTGTTGGCCCCATTGTTGATAAGGCTTTGGAGACTGTACTTAAGAAGATTGAGGATGGTAAGAAATTGAGTATTGAGGATTTAGTGGTCTTAATGATTGGGATGTTTCGTGAAACTAATAGGCGTATTGATGAGGCAAATAAGAGACTAGATGCCATTACTGATGCATTAAATAAACGCATTGATGCACTTGATGCTAAAATTGACGTTAAAATTAACGATGTTTATAGGAGGATTGATGAAACGAATAAGAGGATTGATGAGATCCTAAGGCTAATGGGGGATATGGAGGAACGCATTAATAAGCGCATGGATTCATTAAATGCTAGGATTAATGACATTGATAAGTCATTAAATGCCAAGATTGATGACATTGGTAAGTCATTAAGTGCCAGAATTGATGAAGTTAGTAGAAGGGTGGAGGATACTAATAGGAGGATTGATGAGACAAATAAGAGGATTGATGAAGTTCTAAAGCTAATAGGAGGCATGGAGGAACGCATTAACAGGCGTATAGATGAAACTAATAAGAGAATAGATACATTATTAGAAGCAATAGCAAAAAGTGGTCACTAA
- a CDS encoding DUF373 family protein, with protein MDDVVMVEEKILVLCVDRDNDVGDRLGVKTPVIGRDEVLKVGIDFIVRYPDDSDANAIFGAIRVYDSLKPIYGSNIEVALVTGSSDSDVEADLKVMAELDKVLSVFNADGIILVSDGPSDEVVLPLIQSRRTVISVKRIVVKQTRSVEDFAVLTRYYLRKAFLEPGWRQYTLGLPGLVVMLYGIWLLIPQAIKPMIASSISLLIGITLLFIAFNAYRPLILFIRRYEATFFTILVTAVILAMYLNVYSPILRSNPYPLLIGKPLTLPEIIGIMYGALVAVLVIETYSKTHRVPYGHIASISLISPLTGLSSIIVPGFNITSLILFLIVYVLINILVLAVIFVIRRHMRRISIER; from the coding sequence GTGGATGATGTAGTAATGGTTGAAGAGAAGATACTGGTGCTTTGCGTAGATAGGGATAATGATGTTGGGGATAGGCTTGGTGTTAAGACTCCAGTTATCGGTAGGGATGAAGTCCTTAAGGTTGGGATAGACTTCATAGTCAGGTACCCGGATGACTCAGACGCAAACGCCATATTTGGGGCTATTAGGGTTTACGATAGTTTAAAGCCAATATACGGTAGTAACATAGAGGTGGCTTTAGTTACTGGGAGTAGTGATAGTGATGTTGAAGCTGACTTGAAGGTTATGGCTGAGTTAGATAAGGTTCTGAGCGTCTTCAACGCTGACGGCATAATACTGGTTTCAGACGGCCCCTCCGATGAAGTTGTGCTGCCCCTCATACAATCAAGGAGAACAGTAATATCGGTTAAGAGGATTGTTGTTAAGCAGACTAGGAGCGTTGAGGACTTCGCCGTACTAACTAGGTATTACCTTAGGAAGGCATTCCTTGAGCCAGGGTGGAGGCAATATACCCTTGGCTTACCTGGGTTAGTGGTTATGCTTTATGGGATATGGCTCTTGATTCCCCAAGCAATTAAGCCCATGATAGCTTCATCAATATCACTATTGATTGGCATCACGCTACTCTTCATAGCCTTCAACGCCTATAGGCCGCTTATCTTATTCATAAGGCGTTATGAGGCAACATTCTTTACGATACTAGTAACTGCAGTTATACTAGCCATGTATCTGAACGTCTACTCACCCATACTGAGGAGTAACCCATACCCACTCTTAATAGGGAAGCCATTAACCTTACCTGAAATTATAGGTATAATGTATGGTGCATTAGTGGCAGTTCTGGTTATTGAGACTTATTCGAAAACCCACAGGGTACCTTATGGTCATATAGCCTCAATATCATTGATATCACCCTTAACTGGGTTATCCTCCATAATAGTGCCTGGCTTTAACATAACATCACTCATACTGTTCCTCATAGTCTACGTGCTAATCAACATATTGGTGCTGGCGGTCATATTCGTGATTAGGAGACATATGAGGAGGATTAGTATTGAACGTTGA
- a CDS encoding LOG family protein, protein MQVAIAAHSGEYRGEHVKAVKEVMDSLTQCRPTVLLGGYWGLMKVAADEAISRGLRVVLILPIENEHIEAPKDAVVVRTGMEFRERSVVLVRSSDSVIALGGAAGTIMEVLLAYAMGKPTIVLKGTGFPTDRLELAFPDYVDDRRTSRIIYVTNPSEAGKLACASRGIQVEEKG, encoded by the coding sequence ATGCAGGTAGCCATCGCAGCCCATAGTGGTGAATACAGGGGTGAGCACGTTAAGGCTGTTAAGGAGGTTATGGATTCCTTAACCCAATGCAGACCCACAGTACTCCTAGGTGGCTATTGGGGCTTAATGAAGGTTGCCGCTGATGAGGCTATTTCAAGGGGATTAAGGGTTGTGTTAATACTACCTATTGAGAACGAACACATTGAGGCCCCTAAGGACGCTGTAGTGGTGAGGACTGGTATGGAGTTTAGGGAAAGGTCTGTTGTATTGGTTAGGAGCAGTGACTCAGTAATAGCGCTCGGTGGTGCTGCTGGAACAATAATGGAGGTGCTCTTGGCGTACGCCATGGGTAAACCAACAATAGTTCTTAAGGGTACAGGTTTCCCAACAGATAGGCTTGAATTAGCCTTCCCTGATTACGTTGATGATAGGAGGACATCCAGGATAATTTACGTAACTAACCCTAGTGAAGCCGGTAAGCTGGCCTGTGCCTCAAGGGGGATTCAAGTTGAGGAAAAGGGATGA
- a CDS encoding FAD-dependent oxidoreductase, producing MKFALKCSPGQKISKRQGKVAIIGAGPAGLGAAGYLICKGYDVDVYDRMPEPGGMTLFAIPNWRLPWNNIRAGVRELRELGVNFFSNVKVICDDEYRIEGDQFVKSKIHLEELIDKYDALIIATGTWESRKLKIPGEDLKGSYLALDYLFRIYASQHGYLPKSEVFKTGLRSMVVGAGLTAVDAAIESQLEGAKEVYLSYRRTINEAPAGKAEINRLIQRGVKLLELTLPVEVNGKEYVEAVKMIKMRLGKPDASGRPAPEPIPGSEFTLSIDTLISAVGEIPTPPMRKECCGVKLRHNGTIDTDAQGRTTRLGVFAAGDVTNGPTLIGKALSHGMRIAQSVEAFLEAGGKKGGSWRS from the coding sequence ATGAAGTTTGCATTGAAGTGTAGCCCAGGCCAGAAGATCAGTAAGAGGCAAGGTAAAGTAGCTATAATTGGGGCTGGGCCAGCGGGCCTAGGTGCCGCTGGTTACTTAATATGCAAGGGTTATGATGTTGATGTTTACGATAGAATGCCTGAACCAGGCGGAATGACATTATTCGCCATACCTAACTGGAGACTGCCTTGGAATAACATTAGGGCCGGCGTGAGGGAGCTCAGGGAACTGGGCGTTAACTTCTTCAGTAATGTTAAGGTTATTTGCGATGATGAGTACAGGATTGAGGGCGACCAGTTTGTTAAGAGTAAGATACATCTAGAGGAGTTAATAGATAAGTATGATGCCTTAATAATAGCAACGGGGACGTGGGAATCCAGGAAACTTAAAATCCCCGGGGAGGACCTTAAGGGATCATACCTAGCCCTTGATTACTTATTTAGAATATACGCAAGCCAGCACGGTTACTTACCTAAGTCTGAAGTCTTCAAAACTGGGTTAAGGTCCATGGTGGTTGGGGCTGGTTTAACAGCTGTTGATGCTGCTATAGAGTCTCAATTAGAGGGGGCTAAGGAGGTTTACTTATCCTACAGGAGAACTATAAACGAGGCCCCTGCCGGTAAGGCTGAGATAAATAGGTTAATTCAGAGGGGTGTTAAGCTCCTTGAATTAACACTACCGGTGGAGGTTAATGGTAAGGAGTACGTTGAGGCCGTTAAGATGATTAAAATGAGGCTGGGTAAACCGGATGCCTCAGGTAGACCTGCCCCAGAGCCAATACCTGGCTCTGAGTTCACACTCAGTATAGATACTTTAATATCGGCGGTTGGTGAAATACCAACACCACCCATGAGGAAGGAGTGCTGTGGCGTGAAGTTAAGGCACAATGGCACTATAGACACTGACGCCCAGGGTAGGACAACTAGGCTTGGTGTCTTTGCTGCTGGCGACGTCACGAATGGCCCAACGTTAATTGGTAAGGCGCTGTCTCACGGCATGAGGATAGCGCAGTCGGTGGAAGCCTTCCTTGAGGCTGGGGGTAAGAAGGGAGGGAGTTGGAGGTCTTAG
- the upp gene encoding uracil phosphoribosyltransferase has product MGKVVIVDHPLAQDILTTLRDKGTGQIEFRKGLVRLGRLIGYEIIKSFETYSVEVETPLGVKARGVRIKDVDKVIIVQVLRAAMPMVEGLLKAFPAARIGVVSARRVENTHVPGSMEFQIDIGYYRIPEIHSDDTLIVVDPMLATGSTILSTLDIVYRHGKPKRTITVHVIGTRYAIERILAKYPNIDVYLVAVDPELNERGFIVPGLGDAGDRAYGEA; this is encoded by the coding sequence ATGGGGAAGGTGGTAATAGTTGATCATCCCCTGGCTCAGGATATATTAACGACGCTTAGGGATAAGGGGACTGGTCAAATTGAGTTTAGGAAGGGATTGGTTAGGCTTGGCAGGTTAATAGGTTATGAGATAATTAAGTCCTTTGAGACTTACAGTGTGGAGGTTGAGACTCCCCTCGGGGTTAAGGCTAGGGGGGTTAGGATTAAGGACGTTGATAAGGTCATCATAGTTCAGGTACTTAGGGCAGCTATGCCCATGGTTGAGGGTCTCCTTAAGGCTTTCCCAGCCGCCAGAATAGGTGTGGTTAGTGCAAGGAGGGTTGAGAATACTCATGTGCCTGGATCAATGGAGTTTCAAATAGACATTGGGTACTACAGGATACCTGAAATACACAGTGATGATACGTTAATTGTTGTTGACCCAATGCTGGCCACTGGATCAACAATATTATCCACCCTAGACATAGTGTATAGGCATGGGAAACCTAAGAGAACCATAACCGTGCACGTAATAGGCACTAGGTACGCCATAGAGAGGATCCTTGCCAAGTACCCTAACATTGATGTTTACCTAGTTGCCGTTGACCCGGAGTTAAATGAGAGGGGGTTCATTGTACCGGGGCTAGGGGATGCTGGAGATAGGGCTTACGGTGAAGCCTAA
- a CDS encoding RraA family protein — translation MNLDYLSRVLYSPVISDILDELGIYNHALPSNILPINPEYVVAGYAYPMYVSEANDFDPNNPYRGLIEAVDAVPEDSVIVIEVNENVRGKAAVWGELTSTAAMARGARGVIAHGLIRDVNQVLRMGFPVFAIGHTPYDIKGRGEFKSHGVEVTVGNVKVKVGDLVFGDINGVVIVPREVMSEVINRAMEKVNKESTAKREIRRGTLLKDIWDRYKVL, via the coding sequence ATGAACCTCGATTACTTAAGTAGGGTACTTTACTCCCCGGTTATTTCAGATATCTTAGATGAGTTAGGCATCTATAATCACGCATTACCAAGTAACATACTTCCAATTAACCCCGAATACGTGGTTGCGGGCTACGCATACCCAATGTACGTTAGTGAAGCCAATGACTTCGACCCCAATAACCCTTATAGGGGACTTATTGAAGCTGTTGATGCAGTTCCAGAGGACTCAGTAATAGTTATTGAGGTTAATGAGAATGTTAGAGGTAAGGCTGCTGTATGGGGTGAATTAACGAGTACTGCGGCAATGGCTAGAGGCGCTAGGGGTGTTATTGCACATGGTCTAATTAGGGATGTCAACCAGGTTTTAAGAATGGGATTCCCAGTATTCGCAATAGGCCATACACCATACGACATTAAGGGTAGGGGTGAGTTTAAGAGCCATGGGGTTGAAGTAACTGTAGGTAATGTGAAGGTTAAGGTAGGTGACTTAGTGTTCGGTGACATTAATGGCGTAGTTATTGTGCCTAGGGAAGTAATGAGCGAGGTCATTAATAGGGCTATGGAGAAGGTGAATAAGGAGAGTACTGCAAAACGTGAGATAAGGAGGGGTACTCTTCTTAAGGATATATGGGACAGGTATAAGGTCCTATAG
- a CDS encoding radical SAM protein → MTSELVKDSGLIFLTECPATPLTHILALNNGDYAESIGRLLGSRGPVDATLYLTRACNLRCTTCYVSASKPLPNELNVDEWIRVVDELSELGVRYLYLLGGEPLLLLNRGLLDIIKRGKENGMVVSISTNGTLVSEDSAVKLRNSGVDQVQVSLDGPNPVVNDLIRGRGSFRKAINAIKHLKEAGVPVTLSYTVTIINADYVKDLVKLAVDLRIPVVTFVRVQEFGRASEWGLGISNELAHEVLIKLSEVNPTGVKVVYSGFRFGLLSLIRKAYGEAEELLNRLKVVNYGTCPAGKSRLVIDSNGDIYGCELLMKPEFREGNVKQDELGKVWVSGFRAFRNRTPSSLCVTCPFFKLCQGGCPARAYVKYGSLNSPDPQCPFIRN, encoded by the coding sequence TTGACTAGTGAGTTGGTTAAAGATTCAGGGTTAATATTCCTCACAGAGTGCCCTGCTACCCCATTAACCCACATACTAGCGCTTAACAATGGGGACTACGCTGAAAGCATTGGTAGGTTACTTGGCTCAAGGGGTCCAGTGGACGCTACCCTTTACTTAACTAGGGCATGCAACCTGAGGTGTACTACCTGCTATGTATCAGCCTCTAAGCCCCTTCCAAATGAACTCAACGTGGATGAGTGGATTAGGGTTGTGGATGAACTGAGTGAACTGGGGGTAAGGTACCTTTACCTGCTTGGTGGTGAACCCCTTCTTCTACTTAACAGGGGGTTACTTGACATTATTAAGAGGGGTAAGGAGAATGGGATGGTTGTTTCCATAAGCACTAATGGAACTTTGGTAAGTGAAGATTCCGCAGTTAAGTTAAGGAATTCAGGCGTGGATCAGGTTCAAGTGAGCCTCGATGGACCTAATCCAGTGGTTAACGACTTAATTAGGGGTCGTGGATCCTTCAGGAAGGCCATTAACGCGATTAAGCACCTTAAGGAAGCGGGCGTGCCTGTGACCCTATCGTACACTGTTACAATAATTAATGCTGACTACGTGAAGGACTTAGTTAAACTAGCCGTTGACTTAAGGATCCCTGTAGTAACATTCGTTAGGGTTCAGGAATTCGGTAGAGCCAGTGAGTGGGGGTTAGGCATTAGTAATGAATTGGCGCATGAAGTACTAATTAAGTTAAGTGAAGTAAACCCCACTGGTGTTAAGGTGGTGTACAGTGGCTTCAGGTTTGGGTTACTGAGCCTCATTAGGAAAGCCTACGGTGAAGCTGAGGAGCTGCTTAATAGGCTTAAGGTAGTTAATTACGGTACGTGCCCAGCCGGTAAGAGTAGGCTTGTTATCGACTCTAACGGTGACATTTATGGTTGTGAATTACTGATGAAGCCAGAGTTTAGGGAGGGTAATGTTAAACAGGATGAGTTAGGTAAGGTGTGGGTAAGTGGATTTAGGGCCTTTAGAAATAGGACACCTAGCTCACTATGCGTTACTTGCCCATTCTTTAAACTATGCCAGGGAGGGTGCCCAGCTAGGGCTTACGTTAAGTATGGTTCATTAAATAGCCCTGACCCACAATGCCCATTCATCAGAAACTAG